A region from the Aegilops tauschii subsp. strangulata cultivar AL8/78 chromosome 5, Aet v6.0, whole genome shotgun sequence genome encodes:
- the LOC109755242 gene encoding disease resistance protein RGA5, translated as MAAMEAALVSVATGVLKPVLGKLGALLSEKYNRFKRVRKDIKSLTDELAAMDAFLMKMSEEEDPDVQDKVWMNEVRELSYDMEDCIDDFMQSVDDKDPEPEGFIEKIKHSLGKLGKMKARRRIANEIHDLKKQITEVGEKNARYKTEVGKRNARHKTVEAFSETIDGTIDTRALVIFDDVSKIVGMDESKTEVINLLTEEYGRGSSRQLKVVSIFGPGGMGKTTLANQVYQELRRGFVCQAFLSVSRSPSIMNILRTIFSKVSNRPYAGTEEGSVQQLAINIYEFLQDKRYFIVVDDIWDMDTWDVIKCAFPMTRMGSRIITTTRINSVAEACSSSFNGHVYGIRPLDIVYSRQLFYRRLFNSEEHCPSHLQEVSNQILQKCGGLPLAIIAISGLLASKQKTTEIWNEVKDSIGRALERNRSVENMMKILSLSYFDLPSLLKTCLLCLGIFPEDTVIEKKCLIRRWIAEGLFHKEGRYTVHELGEMCFNELVNRNLIQLVIDEHHKLNTCRVHDTILDFIISKSIEDNFVTLVGVPFVPVNVKRKVRRLSIQLDTQGNCIVQKRRLVLSHARSLNIFGNSGEMSRLDEFRHLRIVDFGCWGSPYNGNIEHHIKNIGRLLHLRYLNLRGTRISELPGDIGCLRGLEMLDIRGTFVWELPASIVNLGKLVHLLTDCKVTFPDGIGKLQALEVLKWVDFSLQSLDYMQQLGQLRNLRRLFIDVNERARRLPVSSFCDFSLLEKLGYLKIKNGNTFLPLGTACPVAPSLQKLVLIDSPVLHVPDWMRALVNLQELRIEVKGITQSDLCILGSLPALLKLELEGRYHDSKDRMLTVSAEAGFPYLTKFRYYADQEGINLKFAAGSMPNLEMLVIVLRACRTEALADCFDFGIKNLPRLVTVDCTVEQGDCSSFKAAMKSAGSTHPNRPTVLFSQHIDEDED; from the exons ATGGCGGCGATGGAGGCGGCTCTGGTGAGTGTGGCGACGGGGGTCCTGAAACCTGTTCTGGGGAAGCTGGGCGCTCTGCTCAGCGAAAAGTACAATCGTTTCAAGCGGGTGCGCAAGGATATCAAGTCCCTCACCGATGAGCTTGCCGCCATGGATGCCTTTCtcatgaagatgtcagaggaggaggatcctgatgtacaagataaagTTTGGATGAATGAGGTGCGTGAGCTGTCCTACGATATGGAGGATTGCATCGACGATTTCATGCAAAGCGTTGATGACAAGGACCCTGAGCCAGAGGGCTTCATAGAGAAGATCAAGCACTCGCTAGGTAAGTTGGGGAAGATGAAGGCTCGCCGTCGGATTGCCAATGAGATCCATGATCTGAAGAAACAGATCACTGAGGTGGGCGAGAAGAATGCAAGGTACAAGACTGAGGTGGGCAAGAGGAATGCAAGGCACAAGACCGTCGAAGCCTTCTCGGAGACCATCGATGGAACCATTGACACTAGAGCTCTTGTCATCTTTGATGATGTGTCAAAGATTGTCGGAATGGACGAATCAAAGACTGAGGTTATCAATTTGTTGACTGAAGAGTACGGACGTGGGTCATCACGACAACTGAAGGTAGTATCTATCTTTGGGCCTGGAGGAATGGGCAAAACAACTCTTGCAAATCAAGTGTATCAAGAGCTTAGGAGAGGATTCGTCTGTCAAGCTTTCTTATCTGTGTCGCGAAGTCCAAGCATTATGAACATCCTGAGAACCATATTCAGTAAAGTTAGCAACCGACCTTATGCTGGTACTGAAGAAGGGAGTGTGCAGCAACTTGCTATCAACATATACGAGTTCTTACAAGACAAAAG GTACTTTATCGTTGTTGATGATATATGGGATATGGATACATGGGATGTTATTAAGTGTGCATTCCCCATGACCAGGATGGGTAGTAGAATAATCACCACTACTCGGATAAACAGTGTGGCAGAGGCATGTAGTTCATCATTCAATGGCCATGTTTATGGTATAAGGCCTCTTGATATTGTGTACTCTAGACAGTTGTTCTATAGAAGACTATTCAACTCTGAAGAACATTGCCCTTCGCACCTTCAAGAAGTTTCTAATCAAATCTTGCAAAAATGCGGTGGCTTGCCTTTGGCGATCATTGCAATTTCTGGTCTGCTGGCTAGCAAACAGAAAACAACAGAGATATGGAATGAAGTGAAAGATTCAATTGGGCGTGCACTTGAACGAAATCGTAGCGTTGAAAATATGATGAAAATTTTGTCACTTAGTTACTTTGATCTGCCTTCTCTTCTCAAAACTTGCCTCTTGTGCCTGGGTATATTTCCAGAGGATACTGTTATCGAGAAGAAATGTCTTATAAGGAGATGGATTGCTGAAGGGTTATTTCACAAAGAAGGCAGATATACAGTACATGAGTTGGGGGAGATGTGTTTCAATGAGCTTGTCAATAGGAATTTGATCCAACTGGTGATTGACGAACACCATAAGCTGAATACTTGTAGAGTTCATGACACAATTCTTGATTTCATCATATCCAAGTCCATTGAAGATAACTTTGTTACTTTGGTTGGGGTTCCCTTTGTACCAGTTAATGTCAAACGGAAAGTTCGTCGGCTCTCTATCCAACTTGATACACAGGGAAATTGTATCGTGCAAAAAAGAAGACTGGTATTGTCCCATGCCAGATCACTCAATATTTTTGGAAATTCAGGGGAAATGTCTCGATTGGATGAATTCAGGCATTTGCGTATTGTAGATTTTGGATGTTGGGGTTCCCCCTACAATGGAAACATCGAACACCATATTAAAAATATAGGGAGGTTGCTTCATCTAAGGTACCTGAACCTAAGGGGAACAAGAATATCTGAGCTCCCAGGAGATATCGGGTGTCTACGTGGCCTAGAGATGTTAGATATAAGAGGCACCTTCGTATGGGAACTGCCAGCAAGTATTGTAAATCTAGGGAAATTGGTGCATCTATTGACTGACTGCAAAGTTACATTTCCTGATGGAATTGGGAAGTTGCAGGCACTGGAGGTGTTGAAATGGGTCGACTTTTCATTGCAAAGTCTTGACTACATGCAACAACTTGGACAGCTAAGGAATCTGAGAAGGTTGTTCATTGATGTCAATGAACGTGCAAGGAGACTTCCTGTCTCTTCCTTTTGTGACTTTAGCTTGCTGGAGAAGCTTGGTTATCTGAAAATAAAAAATGGGAACACATTCTTACCATTGGGAACTGCGTGCCCTGTTGCGCCTAGCCTTCAGAAGCTCGTCTTAATTGATTCGCCAGTCCTGCATGTTCCGGATTGGATGCGCGCACTTGTCAACCTTCAAGAGTTACGCATTGAAGTGAAGGGAATCACGCAGAGTGACCTTTGCATTCTCGGAAGCTTACCTGCTCTGCTCAAGCTGGAACTAGAAGGGAGATACCATGATTCTAAAGATAGAATGCTGACAGTCAGTGCTGAAGCTGGGTTCCCATACTTGACCAAGTTCCGATATTATGCAGACCAAGAAGGAATAAATCTCAAGTTCGCAGCAGGCTCCATGCCCAACCTAGAAATGCTTGTGATCGTGCTACGTGCGTGTAGAACTGAGGCACTCGCTGATTGTTTTGATTTCGGGATAAAGAATCTGCCCAGACTCGTTACTGTCGATTGTACAGTAGAACAAGGCGACTGCAGCAGTTTTAAGGCTGCTATGAAGAGTGCAGGCAGCACACATCCCAACCGCCCTACTGTACTCTTTTCGCAGCACATCGACGAGGACGAGGATTAA
- the LOC120965096 gene encoding uncharacterized protein — MVGGGGGGGRIENPYEVLEDMLAGVARPRDLPLAFLEDITNNFSEDRKIGHGGFGAVYRGVLGTQNIAVKKIVVNEYTVDERLFRCEVDSLMTIKNHPNLVRFLGFCSNKARIVKDKTGSEESFYPQIMDILLCFEYISNGSLDEHITDEFRGLTWDNRFDIIKGICEGLRYLHEDKSIIHMDLKPANILLDDHMVPKITDLVLRRWTHRWNKSATRHQQHQVIKCMEIALRCSLQEPENRPSINEIIRDLSETGSTSGSISQNKNADGTLNWGNCVNVLILWDGGSRKTSLCQHDDMLGIEPLELRFHFEHNKQISCSVELTNETSNSTAFNILTPSEQYIAQPDKGIVLPGGKREVKITLQSQESATQVTNGDKFVVQSIKLKEGLADEEITDRMFNSKGSEVVDEVNLMVVYDPEKYREEEASKDIGPSSYDSSRYMYFNPLESISRNLATSLTSDQTVGLATGAIGILLPKLSELLNKYNPDTSIRSDVDCVIQELRVMRADLCYVSEVQRDNKNEQIKLVKLWADEVRELSYDIEDVVDGFLMHVEGSEPATYTAGLMELIQKMMTTLKLGSTNHQIGGTIKKIKDQIQNKSFWKREYKVEKVVPFERRKVANTVSTINAHLLSALANDSNKLVGINDAMKDFTKRLRGVDKDLKVHSIFGIGGLGKTTLARAVYNQLKESLRLTAFVLMGRNPDVKKLFYDILFELDQKMCIKLKNKELDERQLIDVLKSLLKNNRYTPPTLVKNNNIKRLEKACPELQNVMCHLIHMGLN; from the exons atggtgggggggggggggggggggggcagaatTGAGAACCCATATGAGGTCCTGGAGGATATGCTTGCTGGAGTTGCGAGACCGAGAGATCTGCCGCTAGCATTTCTAGAGGACATCACAAATAATTTCTCTGAAGACAGAAAAATAGGTCATGGTGGATTCGGAGCGGTTTACAGG GGTGTCCTCGGAACCCAGAACATTGCTGTGAAGAAGATTGTTGTGAACGAATACACAGTCGATGAGAGGCTATTTCGTTGTGAGGTTGATAGCCTGATGACGATCAAAAACCATCCAAACTTAGTCCGGTTTCTGGGCTTCTGTTCTAATAAAGCTCGTATAGTGAAAGACAAGACAGGATCAGAAGAATCATTTTACCCTCAAATAATGGATATATTACTTTGTTTCGAGTATATCAGCAATGGGAGCCTTGATGAACATATTACTG ATGAATTTCGAGGACTCACATGGGATAACCGTTTCGATATAATAAAAGGAATTTGTGAGGGTCTACGTTATCTTCATGAGGATAAATCTATCATTCATATGGATCTGAAGCCAGCAAACATACTACTTGATGATCATATGGTACCAAAAATTACTGATTTG GTACTTCGAAGGTGGACACACAGGTGGAATAAATCGGCGACACGACACCAACAACACCAAGTAATTAAATGTATGGAAATAGCGTTACGGTGCAGTTTACAGGAACCAGAAAATAGACCTTCTATCAATGAGATAATCCGCGATCTAAGCGAAACAGGAAGTACAAGTGGGTCAATTAGCCAG AACAAAAATGCTGATGGAACACTTAATTGGGGGAACTGCGtgaacgttcttatattatgggatggagggagtaggaAG ACTAGTCTATGCCAGCATGATGACATGCTTGGGATTGAGCCACTGGAGCTGCGTTTCCATTTCGAGCATAACAAGCAGATTTCGTGCTCAGTTGAGCTAACTAACGAGACAAGTAATTCCACTGCCTTTAACATCCTAACGCCAAGCGAACAGTACATCGCTCAGCCAGACAAAGGCATTGTGCTGCCAGGAGGCAAGCGTGAGGTGAAGATCACACTTCAATCACAGGAGAGTGCAACACAAGTTACGAATGGGGACAAGTTTGTCGTGCAGAGCATAAAACTGAAGGAGGGTCTAGCAGATGAGGAAATTACTGATCGCATGTTCAACAGCAAGGGCAGTGAAGTGGTTGATGAAGTCAATTTGATGGTTGTATATGATCCCGAGAAATACCGAGAAGAGGAAGCCTCCAAG GACATTGGGCCTAGCAGCTATGATAGCTCAAGATACATGTATTTCAACCCACTCGAAAGCATTTCACGGAATCTAGCTACAAGCTTGACGAGCGACCAAACCGTGGGTCTCGCAACGGGGGCCATCGGAATCCTGCTCCCCAAGCTGAGTGAGCTCCTCAACAAGTACAATCCAGATACAAGCATTAGGAGTGATGTGGATTGTGTCATACAAGAGCTAAGAGTCATGCGCGCTGATCTTTGCTATGTGTCAGAGGTGCAGCGGGACAACAAGAATGAGCAGATCAAGTTGGTCAAGCTTTGGGCCGACGAAGTCAGGGAACTGTCATATGACATAGAGGATGTCGTCGACGGCTTCCTGATGCACGTCGAGGGCTCAGAACCTGCCACCTATACTGCTGGATTGATGGAGCTCATACAAAAGATGATGACCACGTTAAAATTGGGAAGTACCAATCACCAGATTGGTGGCACGATAAAAAAAATCAAGGACCAAATCCAGAACAAGTCTTTCTGGAAGAGAGAGTACAAGGTTGAAAAGGTTGTACCTTTTGAACGAAGAAAGGTTGCCAATACAGTTTCCACAATTAATGCTCATCTACTGTCGGCATTGGCCAACGATAGCAATAAACTCGTTGGCATCAATGATGCAATGAAGGATTTCACCAAGAGGCTGAGAGGTGTAGATAAGGATCTCAAGGTACACTCCATCTTCGGTATTGGAGGATTGGGCAAGACCACGCTTGCCAGAGCTGTGTATAATCAGCTCAAAGAGTCCTTGCGTTTGACAGCTTTTGTTCTCATGGGTCGGAATCCCGATGTGAAGAAACTCTTCTACGACATTCTATTTGAACTTGACCAAAAGATGTGTATAAAGTTGAAAAACAAAGAACTGGATGAAAGACAGCTCATAGATGTACTCAAAAGTCTGCTCAAGAACAACAGGTACACACCACCTACCCTGGTGAAGAACAACAATATTAAACGTTTAGAAAAAGCATGCCCAGAGTTACAGAATGTGATGTGTCACCTGATCCACATGGGGCTAAACTAG